Proteins encoded in a region of the Plodia interpunctella isolate USDA-ARS_2022_Savannah chromosome 27, ilPloInte3.2, whole genome shotgun sequence genome:
- the HINT1 gene encoding adenosine 5'-monophosphoramidase HINT1: MADEVKKAQTAVAGGDTIFGKILRKEIPAKFVYEDDQCVAFHDVNPQAPTHILVIPRKPIPQLSKAEDADEKLLGHLMIAARKVAAMQGLDKSGFRLVINDGKDGAQSVYHLHIHVIGGRQLKWPPG; this comes from the exons ATGGCGGACGAAGTGAAGAAAGCCCAAACCGCTGTTGCTGGTGGTGATACCATATTCGGAAAGATTCTGAGAAAGGAAATACCGGCTAAATTCGTGTATGAAGATGACCAG tgTGTAGCATTTCATGATGTGAATCCCCAAGCACCTACACATATTTTGGTCATACCACGGAAACCCATCCCGCAGCTGTCCAAGGCTGAGGATGCAGATGAAAAGCTGCTAG gtcACCTTATGATTGCCGCGCGCAAAGTCGCCGCCATGCAGGGCTTGGACAAGAGTGGCTTCCGATTGGTCATTAATGATGGTAAAGATGGCGCTCAGAGCGTTTACCATCTTCACATTCATGTTATTGGAGGACGTCAGTTGAAATGGCCTCCTGGCTAG
- the trsn gene encoding translin — protein MSVNNIDCIFSKFQNTLDSEQELREVIRNICREGDHISREIMSILQIIHHDSAGIGKACLRSRELFAQAKEKYQVLKETVPPTGYYKYHDHWRGMTQRYSHLAALTVWLEKGFLVSHETVAQILGISAVEQKEGFHLDIEDYLVGLLMLCSELSRLAVNAVTQGDHSRPLQISKFVMELNAGFRLLNLKNDHLRKRFDALKYDVKKIEEVVYDLSIRGLLPRVDPEAEAPSSDN, from the exons atgtCTGTTAATAACATTGATTGTATATTTAGTAAGTTTCAAAACACCTTAGATTCGGAACAGGAGCTACGCGAG GTTATAAGAAACATATGCCGGGAAGGCGACCATATTTCGCGTGAAATTATGTCAATTCTTCAGATAATCCATCACGATAGCGCGGGAA TTGGCAAAGCATGTTTGAGGTCACGAGAGCTGTTCGCACAGGCAAAGGAGAAATATCAAGTGCTAAAAGAAACTGTGCCCCCCACAGGCTATTACAA ATACCACGACCACTGGCGCGGCATGACGCAGCGCTACAGCCACCTGGCGGCGCTCACAGTCTGGCTCGAGAAAGGGTTCCTCGTCTCGCACGAGACTGTCGCGCAGATACTCGGCA TAAGCGCGGTGGAGCAGAAGGAGGGCTTCCACCTCGACATCGAGGACTACCTCGTGGGACTACTGATGCTGTGCTCGGAACTG TCGCGCTTGGCGGTGAATGCCGTCACGCAAGGGGACCACAGCCGGCCGCTGCAGATATCCAAATTCGTCATGGAGCTCAACGCTGGCTTCAG ACTATTGAACCTGAAGAACGACCATCTGCGCAAGCGTTTCGACGCTTTGAAATACGACGTCAAGAAGATCGAGGAGGTGGTGTACGACCTCAGCATCCGCGGGCTACTGCCCCGGGTGGACCCCGAGGCCGAGGCCCCCTCTAGCGATAACTGA